Within bacterium, the genomic segment TTCCAATGGTTTTTGGTCTTGTGATTACAAATCTTGCTTGAGTTTGTCCAGGGAATAAATGACCAATTGTCTTTGTTCCCTTAATCTGGTTATTTTCATCCAGGAAGATTACTTTGATAAGATTAGCCTCAGCTTTTCCAATGTTTTTAATAAATGCAGTTATTCTTACCCTTTGGTATTGCTTTATAATATGGGATGGAGAGACCTTTATCTTTTCTACGATAAGGTCGGGAAGGTTTTGGGGAAGAAGATTAAAGATTGTGGTAGCATAGTTTCCGTAAGCATCCCTTGCAGTAATTATCTTTGTGCAAGGGGGTTGGGTGTTGACCATAAAGGTTGTGGAGAAGGTGCCATTGGCATTGCTTATTGTGGTTGTGATTGTAAGATGGGTGCCAAAGTCAATGCTTACCAATCCCGAACCTCCAAACCCTAATCCGGTAATGGTTATTATTTCTCCTATATAGCCTGATTTGGGGGCTATTTCAATCTCTGGCTTTACTTCACTTATGGTAATTATTGCAGTTGCACTTGTGCTTCCTCCATCATCATCAGTTGCGATTAGAGGGATTGGATAAATTCCTACATTTGTATAGGTATGGGTTGGGTTTTGTTCACTTGATGTTCCTAAATCACCAAAGTCCCAGAGAAAGGTTATAGGGTCTGTATCAAATACCTCTGCGATAAATTGGATTGGGTAGTTTACCTTTCCCTGGCTTGGAGAGGATAGGGTTATTTGGGGATTTAAGTTTAGTATAGTTATGGTTGTTTGTGTTTCTGCCTCTCCCTGATCATTATCAATTACCCTTAAGGTTAAAGAGCCAATGTAGTCATCATCGATTACAATGGTTGTCATTGAGCCATCGTAGGATATTCCATCTATCTCCCAGATATAGGTTGTAATTGTCCCATCTAGGTCATAAGAGCTTGAGCCATCTAAGCTTATTGGCATTCCTTCATAGCCAGTATATCTTCCAGTTATAATTGGAACCGGTAGCTTATTCTCTACACTTCCACAAGACCAGAATATTCCCTTTACCTTTTCTTCTATTTGCCTTAAGCCTTTTATTTCTTCTTTCTTTATTTCCCTCATATCTATTCCCTTTATCTGCTCAAGCTCTAAGGTTTCTAGGTCTAGGGTATAGGCAGTATTATAGTTAATTCCATAACGCTTTACAAAATGTATGTGTTTAGATAATCTTAAGGAAAACTTTATAAAATTATGAATTTTGAATGTTGAATTTTGAATTAAAAGGGAAAAAATTTTATAAAACTTAAACCTTCAATTCAAAATTCAAAATTTAGAATTCAAAATTTCTTAAAAGGTGGATGAATTTTTAACAGATAAACACAACCCTA encodes:
- a CDS encoding PKD domain-containing protein; the protein is MREIKKEEIKGLRQIEEKVKGIFWSCGSVENKLPVPIITGRYTGYEGMPISLDGSSSYDLDGTITTYIWEIDGISYDGSMTTIVIDDDYIGSLTLRVIDNDQGEAETQTTITILNLNPQITLSSPSQGKVNYPIQFIAEVFDTDPITFLWDFGDLGTSSEQNPTHTYTNVGIYPIPLIATDDDGGSTSATAIITISEVKPEIEIAPKSGYIGEIITITGLGFGGSGLVSIDFGTHLTITTTISNANGTFSTTFMVNTQPPCTKIITARDAYGNYATTIFNLLPQNLPDLIVEKIKVSPSHIIKQYQRVRITAFIKNIGKAEANLIKVIFLDENNQIKGTKTIGHLFPGQTQARFVITRPKTIG